From one Eucalyptus grandis isolate ANBG69807.140 chromosome 9, ASM1654582v1, whole genome shotgun sequence genomic stretch:
- the LOC104419818 gene encoding probable protein S-acyltransferase 23: TIDSFNSPIRSFHAVIACRDARNGFVGDRSHRVPRSGDRPRPSRRSGGGRRRRVLRLRVRRFGATEEVRGARRRLPLDPDANGYYALQWAALNNFADVVQYIIENGGNVNATDNLKQTALHWAAVRGSVAVADVLLQNGAWVEAADINGYRAVHVAAQYGQTAFLNHIVGRYHADNDAPDNDGRSPLHWAAYKGYADTIRLLLFREASQGRQDKEGCTPLHWAALRGNVEACTVLVHAGTKQELKVKDNAGVTPAQLASNKGHWAVANFLSNAERAMSNHWTDKIRSGKFGDSGYAPILLCIIIGCTILFINSVLAAPDLPKVTAAVGLWAWTAISLAVGSLIMFFRCWSKDPGYIKTPRELGNHQDDEDPLLSIDVNNSSQWTGKWSQLCPTCKIVRPVRSKHCPSCKHCVEQFDHHCPWISNCVGKKNKWDFFVLICMATMTSFLGAAVAVQRIWTATAAFPTGKSWIHYVMVQHPGIAVFLLLDGIVLIAVTTLTTAQASQIARNITTNELANAIRYGYLRGPDGRFHNPYNHGCRKNCADFLIHGYTDDNEIAWPSLPQVHS; encoded by the exons ACCATCGATTCCTTCAATTCCCCCATTCGATCTTTTCACGCAGTGATCGCATGCCGCGACGCTCGTAATGGCTTCGTCGGAGATCGAAGTCACCGAGTCCCCCGGAGCGGTGACCGCCCAAGACCCTCCCGGCGAAGCGGCGGCGGCCGTCGTCGACGTGTTCTCCGCCTCCGCGTACGGCGATTTGGAGCAACTGAGGAGGTTCGTGGAGCAAGGAGGCGCCTCCCTCTCGACCCCGACGCTAATGGGTACTACGCTCTCCAGTGGGCCGCCCTCAACAACTTCGCCGACGTCGTCCAGTACATCATCGAG AATGGAGGTAATGTGAATGCGACGGACAACTTGAAGCAGACCGCACTGCATTGGGCTGCCGTTCGGGGATCCGTTGCGGTTGCGGATGTGCTTTTGCAAAATGGAGCTTGGGTAGAGGCAGCTGATATAAATGGGTATCGG GCAGTTCATGTTGCTGCCCAGTATGGCCAGACAGCCTTCTTAAATCACATTGTTGGAAGGTATCATGCTGATAATGACGCACCAGATAATGATGGAAGAAGTCCTCTTCATTG GGCTGCATATAAAGGATATGCTGACACAATCAGATTACTTCTTTTTAGAGAAGCATCCCAGGGGAGACAAGATAAAGAAG GTTGTACCCCATTGCACTGGGCTGCATTAAGAGGAAATGTTGAGGCATGCACAGTGCTTGTCCATGCAGGCACAAAGCAGGAGTTAAAGGTTAAAGATAATGCAGGAGTTACTCCAGCCCAACTTGCTTCAAATAAAGGTCACTGGGCTGTCGCTAATTTCCTT TCTAATGCGGAGCGAGCAATGAGCAATCATTGGACTGACAAAATTCGAAGTGGGAAGTTTGGTGATAGTGGTTATGCTCCCATTTTGTTGTGCATTATCATTGGTTGTACCATACTCTTCATCAACTCAGTTCTTGCCG CACCCGATCTCCCAAAGGTGACTGCAGCTGTTGGCCTTTGGGCATGGACAGCTATCTCACTGGCAGTTGGTTCACTGATAATGTTCTTCAGGTGTTGGAG CAAAGACCCAGGCTATATAAAGACACCAAGGGAGCTGGGCAATCATCAGGATGATGAG GATCCTTTGCTGAGCATTGATGTTAACAATTCCTCTCAATGGACCGGAAAATGGTCTCAGCTTTGCCCAACTTGCAAG ATTGTTCGACCTGTCCGCTCAAAACATTGTCCTTCATGTAAGCACTGTGTTGAACAGTTTGATCATCATTGCCCTTGGATATCTAACTGTGTTGGGAAG AAGAACAAATGGGACTTCTTTGTTTTGATTTGTATGGCCACAATGACATCATTTCTTGGTGCTGCCGTTGCAGTTCAAA GGATATGGACTGCCACAGCCGCATTTCCAACGGGCAAGTCATGGATTCATTATGTCATGGTTCAACATCCTGGAATTGCTGTATTTTTGCTTCTCGATGGCATTGTGTTGATTGCTGTTACAACTTTGACAACTGCACAGGCATCTCAG ATAGCCCGGAATATCACCACCAATGAGCTAGCCAATGCCATCCGGTACGGGTACCTTCGTGGTCCAGATGGGCGTTTCCATAATCCCTATAACCATGGGTGCCGGAAGAACTGTGCTGATTTTCTTATCCATGGATATACTGATGACAATGAGATTGCATGGCCTTCATTACCACAAGTTCATAGTTAG
- the LOC120288297 gene encoding probable protein S-acyltransferase 23 produces the protein MLFSASAYGDLEQLRRFVEQGGASLSTPDANGYYALQWAALNNFADVVQYIIENGGRVNATDNLKQTALHWAAVRGSVAVADVLLQNRAWVEAADTNGYRAVHVAAQYGQTAFLNHIVAGYHADNDAPDNDGRSPLHWTTYKGYASTSRLLLFRDASRGRQDKGVVSLLMAITSRCQENFYILLIYS, from the exons ATGTTGTTCTCCGCCTCCGCGTACGGCGATTTGGAGCAATTGAGGAGGTTCGTGGAGCAAGGAGGCGCCTCCCTCTCGACCCCCGACGCTAACGGGTACTACGCTCTCCAGTGGGCCGCCCTCAACAACTTCGCCGACGTCGTTCAGTACATCATCGAG AATGGGGGTCGTGTGAATGCGACGGACAACTTGAAGCAGACTGCACTGCATTGGGCCGCCGTTCGTGGATCCGTTGCGGTTGCGGATGTGCTTTTGCAAAATAGAGCTTGGGTAGAGGCAGCTGATACAAATGGGTATCGG GCAGTTCATGTTGCTGCCCAATATGGCCAGACGGCCTTCTTAAATCACATCGTTGCAGGGTATCATGCTGATAATGATGCACCAGATAATGATGGAAGAAGTCCTCTTCATTG GACTACATACAAAGGATATGCTAGCACAAGCAGATTGCTTCTTTTTAGAGATGCATCCCGGGGGAGACAAGATAAAGGTGTAGTGAGTTTACTCATGGCAATCACTTCCAGATGTCAGGAGAACTTCTATATTTTACTTATTTACTCTTAA
- the LOC120288540 gene encoding jacalin-related lectin 19-like encodes MYPFKTIGPFGGSGGTPWDDGVHTDVREINIHFAGHGACGIGIVYDNKGSLVQCSHHGRKTSSTGQIKLDYPKERLVSISGSINRNGNSTNTIIYNLRIRTTETTYKPFGRKEGSKDGNFASHQNQAKMLQGAAEVIFGWGKLVIKKGK; translated from the exons ATGTATCCTTTCAAAACCATTGGACCCTTTGGAGGCTCTGGTGGCACTCCATGGGACGACGGAGTACATACTGATGTGAGGGAGATTAATATTCATTTCGCCGGCCACGGAGCCTGCGGCATAGGGATTGTGTACGATAACAAGGGTTCCTTAGTCCAATGCTCTCATCATGGCAGAAAAACCTCATCCACCGGGCAG ATCAAGCTGGATTATCCTAAGGAGCGTCTGGTTTCAATATCGGGCTCGATTAACAGAAATGGAAACAGTACTAACACTATCATCTATAACCTGAGAATACGTACCACGGAGACCACTTACAAGCCATTTGGGAGGAAAGAAGGGTCAAAGGATGGAAATTTTGCATCCCACCAAAACCAGGCAAAG ATGCTCCAAGGAGCAGCTGAGGTAATATTTGGATGGGGGAAACTAGTcatcaagaaaggaaaatga
- the LOC120288027 gene encoding jacalin-related lectin 3-like codes for MYDNILRYVMFVYDKSGEQIYSIMHGGYTREDKAKVTRVRLDYPQEYLTSISGYKQEDGHNDIENAIVQSLTFHSNTRTHGPFGEEKGKYFWYPQTRSKIIGFYGRCGETLNSIGVYAEPI; via the exons ATGTACGACAATATTCTCCGTTACGTTATGTTTGTGTACGACAAGAGCGGTGAACAAATTTACTCAATTATGCACGGTGGCTACACTAGAGAAGACAAGGCCAAGGTCACCAGG GTTAGATTGGATTATCCGCAGGAGTACTTGACATCGATCTCTGGATACAAGCAAGAGGATGGTCACAACGACATCGAAAACGCTATTGTTCAATCACTTACATTTCATAGCAATACAAGAACACACGGTCCCTTTGGCGAGGAGAAGGGGAAGTACTTTTGGTATCCACAGACCCGAAGCAAAATCATCGGCTTTTATGGAAGATGCGGGGAGACTCTCAATTCCATAGGAGTGTATGCGGAGCCCATATAA
- the LOC120288541 gene encoding PYK10-binding protein 1-like has translation MKVEGLRTYGDIQTNINEINSNMCFKRILLVLDNVTSKEQIDYFWAGDRELLCPGSRILITARDQNLLKDLNVDDKYIVKGLDPNEALRLFCRHAWKREEPQEGYEELSRNLAHYAGGHPLSLKWLGSFLNGMPKQQWPHIMEKLVRSPYLDSLIHSFGSVGPYGGQGGDAFDDGTHNGVRQIRLYGQSIIESITIDYDHDGCFVRSSQHGGHAHDDETLVILDHPSEHLISVSGHIDDDGGHDVVRSLKIHSNKKTYGPFGSERGRPFDLSHSDRQIIGFHGKCSSHLHSIGAHFGPISHVYPYDVVGPFGGDSGMHIWDDGKHTDVRQIVVGFDSAIKSISILYDEHGRPVGPFTHGTSGGGKTYTIKFDHPIEYLTSISGYTEEVSGLTIL, from the exons ATGAAGGTGGAAGGATTGAGGACCTACGGCGACATTCAGACCAATATCAACGAGATAAATAGTAACATGTGCTTTAAAAGGATACTTCTTGTTCTTGACAATGTTACTAGTAAAGAACAGATTGACTACTTCTGGGCAGGAGACCGAGAACTGCTGTGTCCTGGGAGCAGAATTTTGATCACAGCCCGAGACCAAAACTTGCTAAAAGATCTCAATGTAGACGACAAGTATATCGTCAAAGGATTGGACCCGAATGAAGCGCTCCGGCTCTTTTGTCGCCATGCCTGGAAGAGAGAAGAACCTCAAGAAGGCTATGAGGAGTTGTCCCGAAATCTAGCTCATTATGCAGGAGGTCATCCATTGTCTCTTAAATGGTTGGGCTCATTCCTAAACGGCATGCCGAAACAACAATGGCCTCACATAATGGAGAAGTTGGTTAGAAGCCCTTATCTTGATTCGCTCATTCATTCCTTCGGGTCAGTTGGGCCATATGGCGGTCAAGGCGGTGATGCTTTTGATGATGGGACACACAATGGGGTGAGGCAAATTAGGCTGTATGGACAATCAATTATCGAATCCATCACCATCGACTATGATCACGATGGGTGTTTCGTGAGATCCTCCCAGCATGGTGGACATGCCCATGACGATGAAACG CTGGTGATATTGGACCATCCAAGTGAACACCTGATTTCTGTATCAGGCCATATCGATGATGATGGAGGTCATGATGTTGTTCGGTCTCTCAAGATCCACAGCAACAAGAAGACGTACGGACCATTTGGTTCAGAAAGAGGACGGCCTTTTGATCTCTCACATTCTGATAGACAGATCATCgggtttcatggaaaatgtagCAGCCATCTCCACTCAATCGGAGCCCATTTCGGGCCAATTTCTCATGTGTATCCATATGATGTCGTGGGACCATTTGGTGGTGATAGTGGAATGCACATTTGGGACGACGGAAAACACACAGATGTGAGGCAAATCGTCGTAGGCTTCGATTCGGCAATTAAGTCTATCTCTATCTTATATGATGAACACGGACGTCCAGTTGGTCCGTTCACACATGGCACAAGTGGAGGAGGCAAAACATATACG ATTAAGTTCGACCATCCAATTGAGTACTTGACATCCATCTCGGGCTATACTGAAGAAGTTTCCGGACTCACCATTCTTTAG
- the LOC120288542 gene encoding toll/interleukin-1 receptor-like protein — translation MLTSPSPPPPPPSPPRRPPQWKYDVFVSFRGKDLRRNFISHLFSALKQASIKYFSDNAREDIGEEIRSKLFKAIWHARIALIVFSRNYTDSKWCMNELVEILDCRKSLEIMATWLFPSSMR, via the exons ATGTTGACTTCCCcttctcctccacctcctccacctTCTCCTCCTCGCCGTCCTCCTCAATGGAAATACGATGTGTTCGTGAGTTTCCGAGGCAAGGATCTGAGGAGAAACTTCATATCGCACCTCTTCTCCGCTTTGAAGCAGGCCTCGATCAAGTACTTCAG TGACAACGCGAGAGAAGATATTGGAGAAGAAATCAGATCCAAGCTTTTCAAAGCGATTTGGCATGCGAGGATTGCCCTAATCGTGTTCTCCAGGAACTACACCGACTCGAAGTGGTGCATGAACGAGCTGGTCGAGATTCTGGACTGCAGGAAGAGTCTGGAAATCATGGCCACTTGGTTGTTCCCATCTTCCATGAGGTAA